TagcttggtgcgactctaaaaCTGACTACGCTGGTGGCactttatgtaagtatatataaatatacctaccatTAATCTGTCtttgtttattttcagttaAATTATGGACAGCAAATTAACGAAGGAAACAATTTGGTAGCCGTAGCGTCGCACAAGTTGGCAGCCATAAAACAACAATCTCAGAAACAAAATCTTACCGACTCGGAGCAAACGACAGACTCTGAAGACAATTTAGAAGTGACGACTGACAAAGATTTAGAACCAGTCAATTTAAACACCAGCGCCATATATCCTGGTAGCGGCACGATAACGAGCATTACGTTTGTGAGAAATCCGGCGTATGTCGGACCGTTGCCTACATTTTCAATAATTAATAGTGAAAATGCATCTGATCCAATTGTTGGGACTCTCAGCCATGACACTGCGCACTTGACCAGTTCTTCACCAAACAATGACCTATCGTACACTGCTGTAAGTCAAATGGCCAGCCAACAGACAGATGATAAAGTTGGGTTTATGGCAAAGTCACCCCTTTTCATTAGTTTTGCGCCACGGTGTTCCGGTGCCGTGTCTTCACAATCTCCATATGTTATTAATACTTGTCCGCCGCAGTCCTCCTCAGCCACGCCGCAACCTTGCCCTCCGCCGAAACAACAAGTGCCCCAAATATTATCTTCCGGTCAATTGCAGCCATCGAGTGCACAAAATCCAACTAACATGAGGTTACGGTTCATTCCAGCTCCAGCTGCAGTACAGGGCACAGGGTCAGTAAAGAGCACTGTGCCCGTATCGCCTCAAGTACCAATACAGAGTACAATACcaatacaaaatacaatgcCGATACAGAATACAGTACCAATACCAAGAGCAGTCCCAATGCAGAGTACACTCCCAATACAGAACGGAATACCTATAGAAAGTACTATACCAATACATAGTGCCATACCAATACAGAGGACAGTATCAAATGCACCAATTCAAAACCCAATAGCTAATATCGTTCAAAATCCAAATTTGGGTCTCTTGCTTACACATATTTTATCACAAAATCCTGTCAAGCAAGAATATTCATCGCccacaaatattaaatatataaccGAAAACCAAAAACCTAGTAAACAAACTGCCGTCAAAACTTTGCTACCGCTTCTTGTACAACTTCtaacagaaaaaaataataattgttgcgaatgtaaaaataaaaaagaaatatctCATACGTACAGCAGGTATAAACCTGGATTAAAAAAAAGGTTTGACAAATTCGAGGTCGATTTTGGTCGGTCTGATGTAAATCACTATCATCGCGTTGAAGAAAGTAAGAGAATAAAAAAACCTTTCGATGATAGTCTGGAAGAAGATTACAGCGATGAAACCTCGGATTACACTGCCGAAGAATATGATGATGAAGACTGATTAGAAATAattcgtattttttattataaatgtgtttTATACTTACAtgacaaataataattatgttttttatgGATATCTGATTTTCTGTCCTCAAGTCCTcatatacttacctaattatCTATTAGCCTTTTACCTATTTTTATAGTTAGCCTATTTTTGTGTCCCACTGTTGGACACAAAAATAGGCTAACTTTCCCGCCAATCAGGATAAAATGTGTCCAAGTCGGTCCCACCATCTCCTATTCGGTCTACCTGAACCCCGGCCTGCACCATCGATGATGTTCCGTGACCGTGAGTCCCACTCGGTTAGGTAACTGGGCCATAACCACCTTTCATTtcagggtgcatgcggcagaatGTCCCGTCCATTTTACCTACTAATAGATTTATTTGAAATCAACCACAAATGAGACGTTTTTGCTGTAACA
Above is a window of Cydia splendana chromosome Z, ilCydSple1.2, whole genome shotgun sequence DNA encoding:
- the LOC134804817 gene encoding uncharacterized protein LOC134804817, with the translated sequence MAPLRLLAAALLAVQLQLNYGQQINEGNNLVAVASHKLAAIKQQSQKQNLTDSEQTTDSEDNLEVTTDKDLEPVNLNTSAIYPGSGTITSITFVRNPAYVGPLPTFSIINSENASDPIVGTLSHDTAHLTSSSPNNDLSYTAVSQMASQQTDDKVGFMAKSPLFISFAPRCSGAVSSQSPYVINTCPPQSSSATPQPCPPPKQQVPQILSSGQLQPSSAQNPTNMRLRFIPAPAAVQGTGSVKSTVPVSPQVPIQSTIPIQNTMPIQNTVPIPRAVPMQSTLPIQNGIPIESTIPIHSAIPIQRTVSNAPIQNPIANIVQNPNLGLLLTHILSQNPVKQEYSSPTNIKYITENQKPSKQTAVKTLLPLLVQLLTEKNNNCCECKNKKEISHTYSRYKPGLKKRFDKFEVDFGRSDVNHYHRVEESKRIKKPFDDSLEEDYSDETSDYTAEEYDDED